From Gracilimonas sp.:
CGGGTTGCCCGTCTGATGGATGGCTCGAATGAGCCTGATAATCTAAATCACAACGGTTAGACGGACTTTAAGCCGTCAGACCGAACTCAAAGCTTGCTAAATAGAATTATTCTGTTGAAGAACTCAAGCAAAGCATAAGTAGGTTACTTTTCGACTCATTATTAATCGAACTCATACTCAACGATTGCTCATAAAATCGTAGCAGTAACGGGCAATATCAGCGGAGGCTTCGAGGACGGCCTCACGATTAGGGGCATTTTTTGAGAGGAAAACGAGAACGAATGCATCTCCATCCGGCATGTAGATTATTCCGGAATCGTGATGAACATTGGTAATCCATCCGGTTTTATGCGCTATCGGCGTATCTTCAGGAAGCTTTACGGGGAACATGTCGTTATACTTTTGCTGCTTCAGTATGGAAAGTATCTCTTGTTTAGATTCTTCCGTCAGTAAGTCTCCCTTAGCGAGCTCCTCATACATAATTCGAAGATCTTTTGGGGTGGTCGTGTTGCTCAAGCCAGCCTCATAGGCTTTGATATCTTCAACCCCTCGAAGCACTTCAATACTATCGGCCCCGATTTCACGCATGGTGGTGGTCACCTTTTTGGCATCCAGAAAATCGATTAAAATGTTGGTGGCAAGG
This genomic window contains:
- a CDS encoding serine hydrolase, with amino-acid sequence MRSLSFLLLFCFLISCSSPQHPETLPELENLINTRVSELEGTFGISFKSLQDPDLVISINEDERFHAASTMKTPVIMELYRQAEQGRFSVQDSITVQNEFVSIVDSSTFKMSVSEDSEQDLYSLLGKKTSLYHLAYEMITRSSNLATNILIDFLDAKKVTTTMREIGADSIEVLRGVEDIKAYEAGLSNTTTPKDLRIMYEELAKGDLLTEESKQEILSILKQQKYNDMFPVKLPEDTPIAHKTGWITNVHHDSGIIYMPDGDAFVLVFLSKNAPNREAVLEASADIARYCYDFMSNR